Proteins encoded in a region of the Paenibacillus sp. E222 genome:
- a CDS encoding DUF1963 domain-containing protein codes for MTERIPCIREGCPNTILPATAARTGGYCMPCKQEMEREARQRYIEANRRDVNLYEGMTDPVEILKVMHTRQVHDPLIRYVAYDHSKEEVYLSLSAEQQALMIEYAMQLIRSGDDDTGKDILVYLVCYHDTSLSAQIPELLEHEIDYPAILYKSASPEVRDQLLQRVNTDDENRNNLLLMLAYIGDEVVVRQFQQWRQLPPHWADQLHVAPEYYTTEAGWELTNEGQRRDLFITPSYSLYKVKGNEGADDPSIGDPISMLLTSADTCEWCGSQLTTLMDLDVRHPALQDVAWNSERLQVQTCISCSCYGVVYMEMDSAGEPCWSAHNVMPMGADNLDPDDDVQLAADAGQQFRIATTPRHAFHASEWAMEPSASQIGGHPGWVQDAEYPNCPCCSSRMRAVGQIDWSEVEEYGDGMYYMFICEPCQMTAVSYQQS; via the coding sequence ATGACAGAACGCATTCCGTGCATACGAGAGGGGTGCCCAAATACGATTTTGCCAGCAACGGCTGCCCGAACAGGTGGGTACTGTATGCCTTGCAAGCAGGAGATGGAACGTGAGGCACGTCAAAGATACATTGAAGCCAATCGGCGCGACGTGAACTTGTATGAGGGAATGACGGACCCTGTGGAGATTTTGAAAGTTATGCATACACGCCAGGTTCATGATCCGCTAATCCGTTATGTGGCATACGATCATTCCAAAGAAGAAGTATATCTGTCCTTGTCTGCGGAGCAGCAAGCCCTCATGATTGAGTATGCGATGCAGCTGATTCGTTCAGGGGATGATGATACAGGTAAAGATATATTGGTATATCTGGTCTGTTACCATGATACCTCGTTGTCTGCACAGATTCCTGAGCTGCTGGAGCATGAAATTGACTACCCTGCCATTTTGTATAAGAGTGCCTCGCCCGAAGTACGTGATCAACTTTTGCAGCGGGTGAACACCGATGATGAGAATCGGAATAACCTGTTGCTCATGCTCGCCTATATTGGAGATGAAGTGGTCGTACGTCAGTTCCAGCAATGGAGGCAGTTGCCACCTCATTGGGCAGATCAGCTGCATGTTGCACCAGAGTACTATACAACCGAAGCCGGTTGGGAGTTAACGAATGAAGGTCAGCGCAGGGATTTATTCATCACCCCAAGTTATTCACTCTATAAAGTAAAAGGGAATGAAGGGGCAGACGACCCATCAATTGGCGATCCCATCTCCATGCTGCTGACCAGTGCCGATACCTGTGAGTGGTGTGGCAGTCAGTTAACGACCTTAATGGATTTGGATGTACGGCATCCAGCACTGCAGGACGTTGCTTGGAACAGTGAACGACTTCAAGTGCAGACTTGCATTAGTTGTAGTTGTTATGGCGTCGTTTATATGGAGATGGATTCAGCAGGTGAACCGTGCTGGAGTGCGCATAATGTGATGCCGATGGGAGCGGATAATCTTGACCCGGACGACGATGTTCAGCTTGCAGCGGATGCAGGGCAGCAGTTTCGGATTGCGACCACACCACGTCATGCGTTCCATGCCAGTGAGTGGGCGATGGAGCCTTCTGCTTCCCAGATTGGGGGCCATCCCGGATGGGTTCAGGACGCGGAGTACCCGAACTGTCCATGCTGCTCTTCTAGGATGCGGGCCGTTGGACAAATAGACTGGAGCGAGGTTGAGGAATACGGGGATGGCATGTATTACATGTTCATTTGCGAGCCGTGTCAGATGACTGCGGTATCTTATCAACAATCCTGA
- a CDS encoding GNAT family N-acetyltransferase — MTTAVTIHPATEADHEEIVHILIESYSEYRDTFQTQEQWEHYLKDIRESPSNPYIKQLWIAKIDNQIVGTVQLFETAHKAYPNFELPIDYPFIRLLGVDPKWRGHGIARELLQQCVESAKDMGKNTVYLYTGGQMVNAIRLYERFGFVEDPEFSSESGGGKAICYRYDS, encoded by the coding sequence ATGACAACGGCAGTAACGATTCATCCCGCTACAGAAGCTGACCATGAAGAAATTGTACATATTCTCATTGAAAGTTACTCCGAGTACCGGGACACGTTCCAAACCCAGGAGCAATGGGAGCATTATTTGAAGGATATTCGGGAATCGCCGAGCAATCCTTATATCAAGCAATTATGGATTGCCAAAATAGATAATCAGATTGTTGGAACGGTCCAATTGTTTGAGACTGCACATAAGGCTTACCCGAACTTCGAGCTGCCTATTGATTATCCGTTTATTCGACTGTTGGGCGTTGATCCCAAGTGGAGAGGTCACGGTATTGCCAGAGAATTGCTTCAACAATGTGTTGAATCTGCCAAAGACATGGGCAAAAATACGGTGTATTTATATACGGGCGGCCAGATGGTCAACGCGATCCGATTATACGAGCGTTTCGGTTTTGTAGAAGACCCGGAATTCAGTTCCGAGAGTGGTGGAGGCAAAGCGATCTGCTACCGTTATGATTCATAA
- a CDS encoding AraC family transcriptional regulator, with the protein MQKPLEHYLCGKFITEGNWSHMKRSMPVHEIILMLEGEMYIAEEEEQFVVRANDLLFLRAGRTHYGYQVSDAPVSFYWVHYDSNEKEFDQYPTHATIQVPSTANQLFKQLLHSSSFSPEEADAALLLLLKELERNTQAGYRPHNAIVDHICKWVDIHLHTDITVGKIAETFNFNKDYISKMVKREKGIGLKTYILTERIRRAKQMLLNTNASVKEIAGQCGFSDYKLFLRMFKQYEGNTPTEYRNNLYSTQLNRL; encoded by the coding sequence ATGCAAAAGCCATTGGAACATTACTTGTGCGGCAAATTCATAACCGAGGGCAATTGGAGCCATATGAAGCGCAGCATGCCTGTTCACGAGATCATTTTGATGCTGGAGGGCGAGATGTACATTGCGGAGGAGGAAGAGCAGTTTGTGGTTCGTGCCAATGATCTGCTGTTTCTGAGGGCTGGACGCACCCATTATGGCTATCAGGTTAGCGATGCTCCCGTCAGCTTTTATTGGGTTCATTATGATTCAAATGAGAAAGAGTTCGACCAGTATCCCACCCATGCGACTATTCAGGTTCCGTCCACCGCCAATCAGCTGTTCAAGCAGCTGCTGCATAGTTCATCGTTTTCGCCGGAAGAAGCAGACGCAGCATTGCTGCTGCTGCTCAAAGAACTGGAACGCAATACACAGGCGGGTTATCGACCGCACAATGCAATCGTTGACCACATCTGCAAGTGGGTGGATATTCATCTGCATACCGACATTACGGTGGGCAAGATTGCCGAGACTTTTAATTTTAACAAGGACTATATCTCCAAAATGGTGAAACGTGAGAAAGGCATTGGACTCAAAACCTATATCCTCACGGAACGGATTCGCCGGGCCAAGCAGATGCTGCTCAATACCAATGCCAGTGTGAAAGAAATTGCGGGGCAATGCGGTTTTTCGGATTACAAACTCTTCCTGCGCATGTTCAAACAATACGAAGGCAATACGCCCACCGAATATCGCAATAATTTGTATTCTACACAGCTCAATCGCCTATAA
- a CDS encoding GNAT family N-acetyltransferase, with the protein MEIKVDDLSGHQVIGLIAEHLQGMAADSPPESIHALDLEGLKKPEITFWCAWEAEELLGCGAMKELNSEHAELKSMRTASAHLRKGVARKILAHIIEVAKDRGYKRISLETGSMDSFIPARKLYEDFGFVYCEPFADYSLDPNSAFMTKEL; encoded by the coding sequence ATGGAGATCAAAGTAGACGATTTGAGCGGTCATCAGGTCATTGGATTAATTGCAGAACATTTGCAGGGCATGGCAGCAGACTCGCCGCCGGAAAGCATTCACGCTCTGGATCTGGAGGGGTTAAAGAAACCTGAGATTACCTTCTGGTGCGCATGGGAAGCGGAGGAGTTGCTGGGCTGCGGCGCCATGAAGGAATTGAATTCGGAGCATGCAGAATTGAAATCGATGCGTACAGCATCGGCTCACCTGAGAAAAGGCGTAGCGAGAAAAATCCTTGCCCATATTATCGAGGTTGCCAAGGATCGGGGATATAAACGGATCAGTTTGGAGACAGGCTCGATGGATTCTTTTATTCCGGCGCGGAAACTGTATGAAGACTTTGGGTTTGTATACTGTGAGCCATTTGCAGATTATAGTTTGGACCCGAACAGCGCTTTTATGACGAAGGAATTATAA
- a CDS encoding anti-sigma factor: MNISKMVKKAKRVSTIRTVVISLLVSLIAFFGVLLGNHYLTSWSYNRADHSERIMSLISGPDEKQIGQVNYSGFLNGSFQYYTVKVIEGVPIPWADKKINYQVFPFINFVSFGGYTSQSVSLQDENMKKQGYKYTRSYNGLNGQREMLFYIPKVNYNDKILNDLPLVHELDQDKLVEMAVSFDKDYSLNEVKQLLPHELTQTWYWVDTYDNKTFYDPYIDGNGNKSYAIPDPEDWVKGFGNSDPDSSEVSEKTFLEALEQGVQLKGHYQYEFNRIYNYLKKDKAKPNESDIRIFGVVVTGTAKELQMLSGQPYVRGVTLGAVVDRF; this comes from the coding sequence GTGAATATAAGCAAGATGGTTAAGAAAGCAAAGCGGGTATCAACAATTCGCACAGTTGTCATTTCCTTACTTGTGTCTTTAATCGCATTTTTTGGAGTACTGCTGGGCAATCATTATTTGACAAGCTGGAGTTACAATCGTGCAGACCATAGCGAGCGGATCATGAGCCTTATTAGCGGACCTGATGAAAAGCAGATAGGACAGGTCAATTACAGCGGTTTCCTGAACGGCTCCTTTCAGTATTATACAGTTAAAGTGATAGAGGGCGTACCCATCCCTTGGGCAGATAAAAAAATCAATTATCAAGTGTTTCCCTTTATTAATTTTGTTTCCTTTGGGGGATATACGTCACAATCTGTTTCGTTGCAGGATGAGAACATGAAAAAACAAGGCTATAAGTATACACGTAGCTACAATGGATTAAATGGGCAGAGAGAAATGTTATTTTACATTCCGAAAGTAAATTATAATGACAAAATTCTGAATGATCTTCCATTAGTTCATGAATTGGATCAAGATAAGCTTGTAGAAATGGCAGTATCCTTTGACAAAGATTACTCTTTAAATGAAGTGAAGCAGCTGCTTCCTCATGAGTTAACCCAGACGTGGTATTGGGTGGATACTTATGATAATAAAACATTTTATGATCCGTACATCGATGGCAATGGGAATAAGAGTTACGCAATACCGGACCCGGAAGATTGGGTGAAAGGGTTTGGGAACTCGGACCCCGATTCAAGCGAAGTGAGCGAGAAAACATTTTTGGAAGCCTTGGAACAGGGAGTTCAACTGAAAGGACATTATCAGTATGAGTTCAACCGAATATACAATTATTTAAAAAAAGACAAGGCCAAACCTAATGAGAGTGATATTCGTATTTTTGGAGTAGTGGTTACAGGAACAGCAAAAGAACTTCAAATGTTAAGTGGACAGCCTTATGTGAGAGGTGTAACTTTGGGGGCAGTGGTAGACCGATTTTAA
- a CDS encoding RNA polymerase sigma factor, producing the protein MDAGQINELLQPKLNEIRHYLIRLGACPADAEDILQETVYKAFLYIDSIENGKLSAWMYKVAINSYYDLCRRKKWTMVPIDTVEIPDSKLPEDALLQQEKKEEVEAVLTQLTPLHKQLLIMKYEMDLSYQEIANLMGIRMEHVKASLYQARQQFKKRYGSEVN; encoded by the coding sequence ATGGACGCCGGACAGATTAATGAATTGCTACAGCCAAAGCTGAATGAAATCCGGCATTATTTGATTAGACTTGGTGCTTGTCCAGCCGATGCAGAGGATATCTTGCAGGAGACCGTGTATAAAGCTTTTTTATACATAGACTCAATAGAAAACGGGAAGTTAAGTGCATGGATGTATAAAGTAGCTATTAACAGCTATTATGATCTTTGCCGTCGAAAGAAATGGACTATGGTTCCAATCGACACTGTGGAAATACCGGATTCTAAACTGCCTGAAGATGCTCTGCTACAACAGGAAAAGAAAGAGGAAGTGGAGGCTGTTCTCACTCAGCTTACTCCGCTGCATAAGCAACTTCTAATTATGAAATATGAGATGGATCTTTCGTATCAAGAAATAGCGAATTTAATGGGAATTCGGATGGAACACGTCAAAGCGTCATTATATCAGGCTAGACAGCAGTTCAAAAAAAGGTATGGGAGTGAGGTCAATTGA
- a CDS encoding LysR family transcriptional regulator, which translates to MNLEQLEYVVEIAKTQSFSAASEHLHVTQSAISQSVHRLENELGMILFERSRHGTFPTPEGKQFIAKALDILQRIDELKSLNAETSLLTGDLHVATFPSVMPYLVQTAADMKREHPQLNIAIEEKGSMEIIEDIRNNRTHLGFIAIYAKQLREFDGLHFSPMYSGKLVVCTHHQSELAKLNRVTPEQLKEHKLALYRDGFIEDFLQEFTYDYGPLSILFKTNNSEAISTVLRNNIAATIGHDFSFHQHPLWKEGIAKMVEIASIDQPKMQIGFVQTESKEVAVSAERFAQRFRQAIELDQL; encoded by the coding sequence ATGAATCTGGAACAGCTTGAATATGTCGTTGAAATTGCCAAAACCCAATCATTCTCGGCTGCCTCGGAGCACCTGCATGTCACTCAATCGGCGATCAGCCAATCTGTACATCGTCTTGAAAATGAGCTGGGTATGATCCTGTTCGAACGCTCGCGGCATGGGACGTTTCCCACTCCTGAGGGCAAACAGTTTATTGCCAAGGCACTCGATATTTTGCAGCGAATTGATGAATTGAAATCACTGAATGCCGAGACATCCTTGTTAACCGGAGACCTGCATGTTGCTACTTTTCCAAGTGTGATGCCTTACCTTGTACAGACGGCTGCAGATATGAAACGCGAGCACCCTCAATTGAATATTGCCATTGAAGAGAAAGGTTCCATGGAAATTATCGAGGACATCCGTAACAACAGAACCCACCTGGGTTTCATCGCCATCTACGCCAAACAATTGCGGGAATTCGACGGACTGCATTTCAGTCCCATGTATTCAGGCAAACTGGTTGTGTGCACTCATCACCAATCCGAACTAGCCAAGCTTAACCGTGTTACTCCCGAACAATTAAAAGAACATAAGCTTGCTCTGTATCGTGATGGATTTATCGAAGATTTCCTGCAGGAGTTCACGTATGATTATGGCCCTCTGTCCATCCTGTTCAAAACGAACAACTCGGAAGCGATTAGCACCGTTCTAAGAAACAATATTGCTGCCACCATTGGTCATGACTTCTCCTTCCACCAACATCCGCTATGGAAAGAAGGTATTGCGAAAATGGTTGAGATCGCCTCGATCGACCAGCCTAAAATGCAAATCGGCTTCGTACAGACCGAGTCCAAGGAGGTTGCTGTATCTGCTGAGCGATTTGCCCAACGCTTCAGACAGGCGATTGAGCTGGATCAGTTATAA
- a CDS encoding DUF1801 domain-containing protein: MNRNEEVTEFIEQITVPWQVQVASKLRELVHESIPEVEERVQYKKPHFLKNGKYTAVISPSKPAVSFTIFNATGLDLPDGIFEGPAERKTIKIKEKDTPDYEWLAGLLTQASAEL; the protein is encoded by the coding sequence ATGAATAGGAATGAGGAAGTCACTGAATTTATCGAACAGATCACGGTACCATGGCAAGTCCAGGTTGCAAGTAAACTGCGGGAGTTGGTACATGAGTCCATCCCTGAAGTAGAGGAACGTGTGCAGTACAAAAAACCTCATTTCCTGAAAAACGGTAAATATACGGCGGTCATCTCTCCTTCCAAGCCGGCTGTATCCTTCACGATCTTCAATGCAACCGGACTTGATCTGCCAGATGGGATATTTGAAGGCCCTGCGGAACGCAAAACCATCAAGATCAAGGAAAAAGATACGCCGGACTATGAGTGGCTCGCTGGCCTTCTGACACAGGCATCGGCAGAACTCTAA
- a CDS encoding methyl-accepting chemotaxis protein, translating into MVGFFKKRLVVRIVAMVTLVIMIISAGSMLLQLANMKLAAQEAISSYNIQIAESYVKQLDTGPYVEFAQDPKENDVFLKIRDELDDFRVSIGAMYVYFVKIDDSGTPLIMVDGMKDADKASPINEVTDIPGDAVQKLLQGKTASSPIIHNEEYGEYISSYAPILDSNGALTGVIGIDTAVSVIGSIESDIMKSSIPLYALLLFITLAGIAVVLWFIVRGLRPLKPLKASVEQMAQGELAEANRILTAYRLQSEDEIGSTFKAMIHMSGDLNQMIGDMVAGVSVTTGILAESTEQFNRDAEDMLEMNKSVDQSVQQIRQGAHTQKQGASDSANAMEEIAKGITDISESSTAVSDAATTALAMAQSGKQSMTQMKKQMESISAVSAEVVAMVRVLNDFSKQIGGALHTVQDFASQTKLLALNASIEAAHAGEHGKGFAVVANEVRKLAEASSTSVQTISDLLLGIQQESQNIGSQMDITSQEIGQGVTSTAEAELAFTHMVEAFRVVTHRIQEVSAAAEEISAGSEEAAASVNTISQISSGVSDHSDDIYRLTGEQSSMFQKVAQTSTLLRQQTIELSEAVRKVKV; encoded by the coding sequence ATGGTCGGTTTTTTCAAGAAACGTTTGGTTGTTCGCATTGTTGCCATGGTTACATTGGTCATTATGATTATATCTGCGGGAAGCATGCTGCTTCAGCTGGCGAATATGAAGCTTGCCGCGCAGGAGGCCATATCGAGTTACAATATTCAAATTGCCGAGAGTTATGTGAAACAGCTGGATACAGGACCGTATGTGGAATTTGCCCAAGATCCCAAAGAAAATGACGTGTTCTTGAAGATTCGTGATGAGCTGGATGATTTTCGTGTGAGCATCGGGGCGATGTATGTGTATTTTGTAAAAATAGACGATTCAGGCACGCCCCTCATTATGGTGGACGGCATGAAAGATGCGGATAAAGCATCACCGATCAATGAAGTGACGGATATCCCAGGTGATGCAGTCCAAAAGCTTCTGCAAGGGAAAACGGCCAGTTCTCCGATCATTCATAATGAGGAATATGGCGAATATATTTCCTCATACGCTCCGATTTTGGACAGTAATGGAGCCTTAACGGGTGTGATAGGAATCGATACAGCTGTGTCGGTCATTGGAAGTATTGAGTCAGATATTATGAAATCCAGCATTCCGTTGTATGCCCTGTTGTTATTCATTACGCTTGCAGGCATCGCGGTTGTATTGTGGTTCATCGTAAGAGGCCTGCGACCGCTGAAACCGCTGAAGGCAAGCGTCGAACAAATGGCGCAAGGTGAACTGGCGGAAGCCAACCGAATCCTGACCGCGTATCGGCTGCAAAGTGAGGATGAGATTGGCAGCACATTCAAGGCGATGATTCATATGTCCGGGGACTTAAATCAAATGATCGGTGACATGGTCGCGGGTGTCTCGGTAACCACCGGTATTCTCGCGGAATCAACGGAGCAATTCAATCGTGATGCAGAAGACATGCTTGAGATGAATAAGAGTGTTGACCAGTCCGTGCAGCAGATCAGACAGGGAGCACACACCCAGAAGCAAGGTGCTAGCGACAGCGCCAATGCGATGGAAGAAATCGCTAAAGGGATTACCGATATTTCAGAGTCATCTACAGCCGTGTCCGACGCTGCAACAACTGCGCTTGCTATGGCACAATCGGGTAAGCAGAGCATGACGCAAATGAAGAAACAGATGGAGAGCATTTCGGCTGTATCTGCTGAAGTTGTAGCCATGGTCCGAGTGCTTAACGACTTCTCGAAGCAGATTGGCGGTGCGCTTCATACGGTGCAGGATTTTGCGAGTCAGACCAAGCTGCTGGCACTGAATGCTTCGATTGAAGCCGCTCATGCAGGAGAGCACGGGAAGGGATTTGCCGTTGTGGCGAATGAAGTGCGGAAGTTGGCGGAGGCATCAAGCACATCCGTGCAGACGATATCGGATTTGTTGCTCGGCATTCAGCAGGAGTCCCAGAACATCGGATCACAGATGGATATTACCTCGCAAGAGATCGGCCAGGGAGTAACGAGCACAGCAGAAGCAGAGCTTGCCTTCACGCATATGGTTGAGGCTTTTCGTGTGGTAACACATCGTATCCAGGAGGTATCCGCAGCAGCGGAGGAGATATCGGCGGGTTCCGAGGAAGCGGCAGCATCGGTCAATACGATCTCGCAAATTTCATCCGGCGTTTCAGATCATTCGGATGACATTTATCGTTTGACAGGGGAGCAGTCGAGCATGTTCCAGAAGGTGGCACAGACGTCCACCCTGCTAAGACAGCAAACGATTGAGTTGAGCGAAGCGGTAAGAAAAGTAAAGGTATAA
- a CDS encoding GNAT family N-acetyltransferase, which translates to MTLSTENLFYSKRLKMTPPRAEDVQTMLQWNEDPEYLRNVDTDIAIPYSEKQLEDEGETKDKEVYFRLRTLEDEQLIGFVVIHSIEWNNRCGQLAIGIGLAQHRNKGYGTEALNLILRYAFHELNLDRVGLDVIAYNAKGIRAYEKVGFQLEGRARSAVYRDGKRYDRLWMGILRPEWEAHNQIKLEGGQA; encoded by the coding sequence ATGACACTATCGACTGAAAATCTGTTTTATAGCAAACGATTGAAAATGACCCCGCCCCGTGCTGAAGACGTGCAAACCATGCTGCAATGGAATGAAGATCCCGAATATTTGCGAAATGTGGACACGGATATTGCCATTCCTTATTCGGAAAAGCAGCTTGAAGATGAAGGCGAGACGAAGGACAAGGAAGTTTACTTCCGGCTTCGAACGCTTGAGGATGAACAACTGATCGGATTCGTTGTCATTCACAGTATTGAATGGAACAACCGCTGCGGACAGCTTGCCATTGGCATTGGACTCGCACAGCATCGCAACAAGGGGTACGGAACGGAAGCGTTGAATCTTATTTTGCGGTATGCCTTCCATGAATTGAATCTGGACCGGGTAGGTCTGGATGTCATCGCCTATAATGCCAAGGGCATCCGAGCCTATGAGAAGGTCGGCTTTCAGTTGGAAGGTCGGGCTAGATCAGCCGTGTATCGTGATGGAAAACGCTATGATCGCTTATGGATGGGAATTCTAAGACCGGAATGGGAAGCACACAATCAGATCAAATTGGAGGGTGGACAAGCATGA
- a CDS encoding alanyl-tRNA editing protein → MTQKIYYDSAYTREWHTQITGRVDKEDGIYVTLAETAFYPHGGGQPCDLGQIGGMDVLDVISENDEVLHKLERAPEQNDVDCHIDWQRRFDHMQQHSGQHLLSAIALKLADAMTFSFHLGTDYITIDVAAAELGANQLAAIEMEVNQQIYRNAKISSSWVTAEEAARLPLVKQPSVTEDIRIVEIEGVEYNACGGTHVSATGEIGIIKLLKTEKVKGGTRIYFKCGYRALNEFNAAQSVLTGITAKLKTSREELTDRIDKMEAEQKQLQAELNVVKASNDAYYAQELLSAREGLVIAQIFEDKSLKDMQSLATKLTSEHEGLVLFASISEAKVVLAQNGQPPEWACGPFFKGNLGAYQGKGGGSDKMAQAGFASSEDALAFYEFTKEQLGHH, encoded by the coding sequence ATGACGCAAAAAATCTATTATGACTCGGCATACACACGCGAGTGGCATACACAAATTACAGGCAGAGTGGACAAGGAAGACGGTATATATGTGACGCTGGCAGAGACGGCTTTTTATCCGCATGGGGGTGGACAGCCTTGTGATCTGGGACAGATCGGCGGCATGGATGTGTTGGATGTAATTAGTGAAAATGATGAGGTGCTGCACAAGCTGGAGCGTGCGCCGGAGCAGAATGACGTGGATTGCCACATCGATTGGCAGCGCAGATTCGATCATATGCAGCAGCATAGCGGGCAGCATTTGCTATCGGCTATTGCGCTGAAACTGGCAGATGCGATGACGTTCAGTTTTCATCTGGGCACAGATTATATCACGATTGATGTGGCCGCAGCCGAATTGGGAGCGAACCAACTGGCTGCCATTGAAATGGAGGTCAATCAGCAGATATACCGAAATGCCAAAATCAGCAGTTCCTGGGTCACAGCGGAAGAAGCGGCCCGTCTGCCGCTGGTGAAGCAGCCTTCCGTCACCGAAGATATTCGCATCGTGGAAATCGAGGGTGTGGAATATAACGCTTGTGGTGGAACACATGTGTCAGCCACTGGCGAGATCGGGATCATTAAACTGTTGAAAACCGAGAAAGTGAAGGGCGGCACCCGGATTTATTTTAAATGTGGATACCGAGCACTGAATGAGTTCAACGCCGCGCAAAGCGTACTGACCGGAATTACAGCCAAATTGAAGACGAGCCGGGAAGAGCTGACGGATCGGATCGACAAAATGGAAGCAGAACAAAAGCAGCTGCAAGCAGAGCTGAACGTGGTGAAAGCTTCCAATGACGCTTATTATGCGCAGGAGCTTTTATCTGCACGGGAAGGGCTTGTCATTGCCCAAATCTTTGAGGACAAATCGCTCAAGGATATGCAGAGTCTGGCAACCAAGCTGACATCAGAACATGAAGGCCTTGTACTCTTTGCGAGCATCTCGGAGGCCAAGGTTGTATTGGCGCAGAACGGGCAGCCGCCAGAGTGGGCTTGTGGACCTTTCTTCAAGGGCAATCTCGGAGCCTACCAGGGCAAAGGTGGCGGCAGCGACAAGATGGCTCAGGCGGGCTTTGCCAGCAGCGAAGATGCGCTCGCATTTTATGAATTCACGAAGGAGCAACTGGGACATCACTAA
- a CDS encoding 2,3-butanediol dehydrogenase — MKAAVWYAKKDVRVEEREIPVAHSGQVKIKVEYAGICGSDLHAYHHGVGIQEGQNHPLSGQKAPLTLGHEFAGTVSELGSDVNGISVGDRVVVEPLYHCGQCEYCIQGRYNQCTEFGFVGLNGDGGFAEYVVVEAYMVHKLPDNVSFEEGALVEPTAVAFHAVRHSKLKVGQKVAVYGAGPIGLLTILSAKAAGASTIYAVDVFEERLNLAAKLGAIPVNSAKVNATEVILQQSGGIDVAYEAAGVQPTMDSAVAVIKKGGEVVVIAAIPNPLQVNFFDLLVKEANLTATLAYRHIFPEVISLIAEGALDVKQVITRKIKLDDIVQEGLELLMTDKSHAKILVEIGG, encoded by the coding sequence ATGAAAGCAGCAGTATGGTATGCCAAAAAAGATGTCCGGGTCGAAGAACGGGAAATACCGGTAGCCCATTCAGGACAAGTGAAAATTAAAGTGGAGTACGCAGGAATCTGCGGTAGTGACTTGCACGCTTACCATCATGGCGTAGGCATTCAGGAAGGGCAGAACCACCCGCTTTCAGGACAGAAAGCACCGCTGACACTTGGTCATGAGTTTGCTGGAACCGTCAGTGAATTGGGAAGTGATGTAAACGGTATCAGTGTAGGAGACCGTGTTGTTGTTGAACCGCTGTATCATTGCGGACAGTGTGAGTACTGTATTCAGGGGCGTTATAACCAATGCACCGAGTTCGGATTTGTGGGACTGAACGGTGACGGAGGTTTTGCTGAATACGTTGTGGTTGAGGCGTATATGGTGCACAAATTGCCGGACAACGTCTCCTTTGAAGAGGGCGCACTGGTTGAGCCTACAGCGGTAGCTTTTCATGCGGTTCGCCATAGCAAACTAAAAGTAGGTCAGAAGGTTGCTGTATATGGTGCAGGTCCGATTGGACTCCTGACGATCCTGTCAGCCAAAGCTGCCGGAGCTTCCACGATCTATGCAGTTGATGTATTTGAAGAACGCCTGAACCTGGCTGCCAAGCTGGGAGCCATTCCGGTGAATAGTGCCAAAGTTAATGCCACTGAGGTGATTTTGCAGCAGTCTGGCGGAATAGATGTAGCATATGAAGCGGCAGGTGTGCAGCCAACCATGGACAGCGCCGTAGCCGTAATCAAAAAAGGTGGAGAAGTTGTTGTCATCGCAGCAATTCCGAATCCACTTCAGGTGAATTTCTTCGACCTGTTGGTGAAGGAAGCGAACCTGACAGCAACGCTGGCCTACCGTCATATCTTCCCTGAAGTCATCTCTTTGATTGCTGAGGGAGCACTTGATGTGAAGCAGGTGATCACCAGAAAAATCAAGCTGGACGACATCGTTCAGGAAGGTCTTGAACTGCTCATGACCGACAAGAGCCATGCGAAAATTCTGGTAGAAATCGGCGGCTAA